A window of the Bacillus sp. A301a_S52 genome harbors these coding sequences:
- a CDS encoding cytidine deaminase, protein MEKDQLLEEAKRARENAYVPYSKFQVGAALLAADGKVFHGCNIENAAYSMCNCAERTAIFKAVSEGIREFTAMAVVADTDGPVSPCGACRQVMSELLQRETKIYLTNLHGDTTEWTMEQLLPGAFSPEDLND, encoded by the coding sequence ATGGAAAAAGACCAGTTATTAGAGGAAGCGAAACGAGCTAGAGAAAACGCGTATGTGCCATATTCTAAATTCCAAGTAGGTGCAGCCCTTCTGGCCGCTGATGGGAAAGTTTTTCATGGATGTAATATAGAAAATGCAGCATATAGTATGTGTAATTGTGCTGAAAGGACTGCTATTTTTAAAGCCGTATCAGAGGGGATACGCGAATTTACGGCGATGGCAGTCGTAGCTGATACAGACGGACCAGTTTCTCCTTGTGGCGCATGTCGACAAGTAATGTCGGAGCTTTTACAGCGTGAGACAAAAATATATTTAACGAATTTGCATGGAGATACTACTGAGTGGACGATGGAGCAATTGTTACCAGGAGCATTTTCACCGGAGGATTTAAATGATTGA
- a CDS encoding diacylglycerol kinase family protein — MGSRNNIPFVSWRRLKKSFYYAAKGIEHTWKYEQNFRIHVLAAIGVFILAQLLSVPLSEQVILAVVIGAVLGMELINTAIEHAVDLVVKRYDERAKIIKDAAAGAVFVFALTAVIVGAMIFIPHILQLLF, encoded by the coding sequence ATGGGCTCAAGAAATAATATTCCATTTGTTTCATGGCGCCGGTTAAAGAAGAGTTTTTATTATGCGGCTAAAGGCATTGAGCACACGTGGAAGTATGAACAAAACTTTCGCATACATGTTCTTGCCGCGATTGGTGTGTTTATTTTAGCACAGTTACTTAGCGTCCCTTTAAGTGAGCAAGTCATTCTAGCTGTTGTGATCGGGGCAGTTTTAGGAATGGAACTTATTAATACTGCGATAGAGCATGCGGTAGACCTCGTCGTAAAACGATATGATGAACGGGCGAAAATCATAAAAGACGCTGCAGCAGGAGCAGTCTTTGTCTTTGCATTGACAGCAGTGATTGTGGGCGCTATGATTTTCATACCACATATTCTTCAATTACTGTTTTAA
- the glyQ gene encoding glycine--tRNA ligase subunit alpha, with product MNVQNMILTLQEFWGKQNCLLLQPYDVEKGAGTMNPMTFLRSIGPEPWNVAYVEPSRRPTDGRYGENPNRLYQHHQFQVVMKPSPDNIQELYLESLKKLGIKPEEHDIRFVEDNWEAPTLAAWGLGWEVWLDGMEITQFTYFQQVGGLDASPVSVEITYGLERLASYIQDKENVYDLEWVNGFTYGDVFLQNEYEQSKYSFEVADSDMLFQLFSIFEKEAQRALNERLVIPSYDYVLKCSHVFNLLDAQGAISVTERTGYIGRVRNLARKCAKAYYDIRENLGFPMLKEKGEATNE from the coding sequence ATGAATGTACAAAATATGATTCTCACGCTACAAGAATTTTGGGGAAAACAAAACTGCCTTCTCCTGCAGCCATATGATGTGGAAAAAGGAGCTGGAACGATGAACCCAATGACTTTTTTACGAAGTATTGGACCAGAACCGTGGAATGTAGCTTATGTTGAACCATCACGGCGACCGACCGATGGAAGATATGGAGAAAATCCAAACCGACTATACCAACATCATCAATTTCAAGTTGTCATGAAGCCATCTCCTGACAATATTCAAGAATTATATTTGGAGAGTTTAAAAAAATTAGGGATTAAACCAGAAGAGCACGACATTCGTTTTGTTGAAGACAATTGGGAAGCGCCAACTCTTGCAGCATGGGGGTTAGGCTGGGAAGTATGGCTTGACGGGATGGAGATTACCCAATTTACTTATTTTCAACAAGTAGGAGGGCTCGACGCTTCACCTGTATCTGTCGAAATTACATACGGCTTGGAACGATTAGCCTCTTATATACAAGATAAAGAAAATGTTTATGACCTCGAATGGGTGAATGGTTTTACTTACGGGGATGTTTTCTTACAAAATGAGTATGAGCAATCTAAGTATTCTTTTGAAGTCGCGGATTCAGACATGCTTTTTCAACTGTTTTCAATTTTTGAAAAAGAAGCACAGCGCGCCCTAAACGAACGACTCGTTATTCCTTCTTATGACTATGTTTTAAAGTGTTCTCACGTCTTTAACTTATTAGATGCCCAAGGTGCCATTTCCGTTACTGAAAGAACTGGTTATATTGGACGTGTAAGAAATCTTGCCCGTAAATGCGCGAAAGCCTATTATGACATACGGGAAAACCTAGGTTTTCCGATGCTTAAAGAGAAGGGGGAAGCTACTAATGAGTAG
- the recO gene encoding DNA repair protein RecO has translation MLHKTEGIVIRTTDYGETNKIITVLSREHGKIAVMARGAKRPKSRFASSTQLFVYGAFIYQKSQGMGSLSQADIIDSFKEVRNDLMLTAYGAYIVEMIDKLTDDNEKSPYLFELLYQLLHHLNEGDDGEILIRLLETKMLAFSGSPPTLHECAYCRRTDLPFVFSLKYGGALCKACSHEDRHHLKTTPSVMKLLRLFQQINPSRIGKISVKPDNKQQLKEVLELYYQEYVGVHLRSKRFLDQMEKLSQQDVDS, from the coding sequence TTGTTACACAAAACAGAAGGAATTGTTATTCGTACGACCGATTATGGAGAGACGAACAAAATTATCACAGTATTGTCTCGTGAACACGGCAAAATAGCCGTAATGGCACGCGGAGCAAAACGACCAAAGAGTCGCTTTGCTTCATCAACTCAACTCTTTGTTTATGGTGCTTTTATATATCAAAAATCTCAAGGCATGGGGTCGCTTAGTCAGGCTGATATTATTGATTCATTCAAAGAGGTAAGAAATGACTTAATGCTCACTGCTTATGGTGCATACATAGTGGAAATGATTGATAAGTTGACAGATGATAATGAAAAGAGCCCGTATTTATTTGAATTGCTGTACCAATTGTTACACCACTTAAATGAGGGAGATGATGGTGAAATTCTAATCCGTCTTCTTGAAACTAAGATGTTGGCTTTTTCCGGCTCTCCCCCAACTTTACACGAATGCGCCTATTGTAGAAGAACAGATTTGCCTTTTGTTTTTTCGTTGAAATATGGAGGAGCCCTTTGTAAAGCCTGTTCTCATGAGGACAGGCATCATTTAAAGACCACCCCCTCAGTCATGAAATTATTAAGGTTATTTCAACAAATTAACCCTTCTAGAATTGGTAAGATTTCTGTGAAACCTGATAATAAGCAGCAATTAAAAGAAGTATTAGAATTGTATTACCAAGAATATGTCGGGGTTCATTTAAGATCAAAGCGATTTTTAGATCAAATGGAAAAGTTATCACAACAAGATGTTGACAGCTAA
- a CDS encoding PhoH family protein, producing the protein MTENTSVIVLPIQGANEAQALFGPNDNHLKRLEEFFETTIMTRGEEITVHGDSKSSEKINDILNMLLKLIRNGLSVQERDVVYASQLAKRGMLDEMADLYEDKITLTAKGKPILAKTLGQRHYVSAIRKNDIVFGIGPAGTGKTYLAVVMAVHALKEGRVKKIVLTRPAVEAGESLGFLPGDLKEKVDPYLRPLYDALHDVFGVEHTERLMERGTIEIAPLAYMRGRTLDDSFVILDEAQNTTSEQIKMFLTRLGFGSKMVVTGDLTQIDLPRGKMSGLKSVLKILKNVEGLSFIHLEPTDVVRHTLVQKIINAYEKESETSAERHS; encoded by the coding sequence TTGACAGAAAATACAAGCGTAATTGTTTTACCAATTCAAGGAGCAAATGAAGCCCAAGCATTGTTTGGTCCAAATGATAACCATTTGAAACGTTTAGAAGAATTTTTTGAGACGACAATTATGACCCGTGGTGAAGAAATTACAGTACATGGAGACAGTAAGTCCTCAGAAAAGATTAATGATATCTTAAATATGCTATTAAAGCTCATTAGAAATGGCCTTTCTGTTCAAGAAAGAGATGTGGTATATGCCTCTCAATTAGCTAAAAGAGGTATGCTTGATGAAATGGCAGATTTGTATGAGGATAAAATAACTCTCACGGCTAAAGGTAAACCGATTCTTGCGAAAACGTTAGGCCAAAGACATTATGTGTCTGCAATTCGAAAAAATGATATCGTCTTTGGAATTGGGCCTGCTGGAACAGGGAAAACTTATTTAGCTGTTGTTATGGCGGTTCACGCTTTAAAAGAAGGTCGAGTTAAGAAAATTGTCTTAACTCGTCCCGCAGTTGAGGCGGGTGAAAGCCTCGGTTTTCTACCTGGGGATCTAAAAGAGAAAGTAGATCCCTATTTAAGACCATTGTATGATGCACTTCATGATGTATTTGGTGTAGAACATACTGAAAGGCTAATGGAAAGAGGCACGATAGAGATCGCACCGTTAGCGTATATGAGAGGGCGCACACTTGACGATTCCTTTGTCATATTAGATGAGGCTCAAAACACAACGTCTGAACAAATTAAAATGTTCTTAACAAGACTTGGTTTTGGTTCAAAAATGGTTGTTACAGGAGACTTAACACAAATTGACTTGCCTCGAGGCAAAATGTCCGGTTTAAAATCAGTTTTAAAAATATTAAAAAATGTAGAAGGCTTGTCATTTATACATTTAGAGCCTACCGATGTTGTCCGCCATACACTCGTCCAAAAAATTATTAATGCTTATGAGAAAGAGAGTGAAACATCGGCTGAGCGTCATTCGTAA
- the ybeY gene encoding rRNA maturation RNase YbeY codes for MDLFDETEQLTDLEKNLVADVLNTALEEENMKEESEVSVTFVTDEHIHKLNRDYRDKDQPTDVLSFALNESDDGMSESPASNLLGDVIISVPRAKVQAEEYGHDMKRELCFLAVHGFLHLVGYDHATETDEKVMFTKQEDILQKHGLKK; via the coding sequence ATTGATCTATTTGACGAGACGGAGCAGTTAACGGACTTAGAGAAAAACCTTGTTGCTGACGTGCTCAATACGGCACTAGAAGAGGAGAACATGAAAGAAGAATCTGAAGTATCTGTCACGTTCGTTACTGATGAACACATACACAAATTAAATCGGGATTACCGTGATAAAGATCAACCAACAGATGTGTTGTCTTTCGCATTAAATGAGAGTGATGATGGCATGAGTGAAAGTCCAGCCTCTAATTTGTTAGGAGACGTGATTATCTCTGTACCGCGCGCAAAAGTTCAAGCTGAAGAATACGGCCATGATATGAAACGAGAACTGTGTTTTTTGGCAGTTCATGGTTTTCTTCACCTCGTTGGCTATGATCATGCAACTGAGACTGATGAAAAAGTGATGTTTACAAAACAAGAAGATATTTTGCAAAAACATGGGCTCAAGAAATAA
- a CDS encoding YqzL family protein gives MRQLSWHVFSMTGDVESYLLFKEIDRDQQDTIMLEGNDGNSDEETIT, from the coding sequence ATGCGTCAGTTATCCTGGCACGTATTCTCCATGACAGGCGATGTGGAATCTTATTTGTTATTTAAAGAAATTGATCGAGATCAGCAAGATACCATTATGTTGGAAGGAAACGATGGGAATTCTGATGAGGAGACGATCACCTAA
- a CDS encoding glycine--tRNA ligase subunit beta, whose amino-acid sequence MSSRTLLLEIGLEEMPARFVTDAMKELQQRTEAWMKEHRLTYKETKAFSTPRRLAVLVHGLDEKQDDVEEEAKGPSKKIAQDEEGNWSKAAQGFARGQGVKTDDLYIKSINGEDYVFAKKFTAGEAVKSLLPELKHVILSIPFPKNMKWGINDQKFVRPVKWLVALYGTEVISFNITNVSTDRYSFGHRFLGSQLVLEDAKDYVSSLLKEHVIVDPLERKAAIRKQLEQLAESEGWVVPVDENLLEEVTNLVEYPTALYGTFDKRFLKVPEEVLITSMREHQRYFPVKNKEGDLQPNFITVRNGDHRHLENVQKGNEKVLRARLADAEFFYNEDLNKNFEALFSRLESIVYHEELGSIADKVRRFSALAVKIAKKAGATKELIHLTERAAHLAKNDLVTHMVNEFPELEGRMGEEYALKSGEDTRVARAIKEHYLPKQSGDLPPSDSIGAFISVADKIDTLVTSFGIGAIPTGSQDPHGLRRQTAGILHIFLKEAWPFDLFEVMNEALIEADSHGLISRPLEDVMTDLKEFVKLRYKHLLQEKNVRYDVAEAVLATAPGRVDVTIKKGLFLMELLNDASFKKDVEAFNRVINISKKTASSSLPEPSLFTEEEEKNLFVVTRDHKKSVLDSLDKGEIVEAYTLLKQLVPVIHHYFDNIMVMAENETIKANRLAQMRQTSEVITFFADFQTIVFHAEN is encoded by the coding sequence ATGAGTAGTAGAACATTATTATTAGAGATCGGTTTAGAAGAGATGCCTGCAAGGTTTGTAACAGATGCCATGAAAGAACTGCAACAACGAACTGAAGCTTGGATGAAAGAGCATCGGCTAACTTACAAAGAAACAAAAGCTTTCTCAACTCCGCGCCGCCTAGCTGTCCTCGTACACGGTCTCGATGAAAAGCAAGATGATGTTGAAGAGGAAGCAAAAGGACCTTCTAAAAAAATTGCTCAAGATGAAGAAGGAAATTGGTCAAAGGCTGCTCAAGGATTTGCCCGTGGACAAGGAGTAAAGACAGATGACCTTTACATAAAGTCTATTAACGGTGAAGACTATGTTTTTGCTAAAAAATTTACAGCTGGTGAAGCTGTTAAGTCACTTTTACCTGAATTGAAACACGTCATCCTTAGTATTCCTTTCCCAAAAAATATGAAGTGGGGAATAAATGATCAGAAATTTGTTCGTCCAGTAAAATGGTTAGTTGCTCTATATGGGACCGAGGTGATCTCATTTAACATTACGAATGTATCAACGGATCGTTATTCCTTTGGTCACCGTTTTTTAGGAAGTCAATTAGTTCTTGAGGATGCAAAAGACTATGTTTCGTCATTATTAAAAGAGCATGTGATTGTTGATCCGCTTGAACGAAAAGCAGCGATTAGAAAACAACTTGAACAATTGGCAGAAAGTGAAGGATGGGTCGTTCCAGTAGATGAAAATTTACTCGAAGAGGTCACGAATCTTGTTGAATACCCTACAGCGCTATATGGTACATTTGATAAGCGGTTTTTAAAGGTTCCTGAGGAAGTCCTCATTACATCAATGAGAGAACATCAACGCTACTTCCCAGTTAAAAATAAAGAAGGAGACCTTCAGCCAAACTTTATTACGGTAAGAAATGGTGATCATCGTCACTTAGAGAACGTTCAAAAAGGAAATGAAAAAGTGCTGAGGGCACGCTTGGCAGATGCTGAATTTTTCTATAACGAGGATTTGAATAAAAATTTTGAAGCCCTCTTCTCTCGACTTGAATCAATCGTTTATCATGAAGAATTAGGATCGATTGCTGATAAAGTGAGACGTTTCTCTGCTCTAGCTGTCAAAATTGCTAAAAAAGCTGGTGCTACTAAAGAGCTGATTCATCTAACAGAAAGAGCAGCTCATTTAGCAAAAAATGATTTAGTGACACACATGGTGAATGAGTTTCCGGAACTTGAAGGGCGTATGGGAGAGGAATATGCATTAAAATCAGGAGAAGATACTCGTGTAGCTCGTGCGATTAAAGAACATTACTTACCTAAGCAATCAGGAGATCTTCCACCGTCTGACTCGATTGGTGCTTTTATTAGTGTTGCTGACAAAATTGACACGCTTGTTACCAGTTTTGGAATTGGTGCTATTCCTACTGGATCTCAAGATCCTCATGGGCTTCGACGTCAAACGGCAGGGATTTTGCACATTTTCTTAAAAGAAGCTTGGCCATTTGATTTATTTGAAGTGATGAATGAGGCTTTGATAGAAGCTGATAGCCATGGACTAATTAGTCGACCACTTGAAGATGTTATGACGGACTTAAAAGAATTTGTTAAGTTGAGATATAAGCATTTACTTCAAGAGAAAAATGTACGCTATGATGTGGCTGAGGCGGTACTTGCTACAGCACCGGGAAGAGTAGATGTAACGATTAAAAAAGGCCTCTTTTTAATGGAACTTCTCAATGATGCTTCCTTTAAGAAAGATGTTGAAGCATTTAACCGAGTTATAAATATTTCTAAAAAAACAGCTTCTTCTTCATTGCCAGAGCCTTCACTTTTCACAGAAGAGGAAGAAAAAAATCTTTTCGTTGTTACACGCGATCATAAGAAAAGTGTATTAGATTCACTAGATAAAGGTGAAATAGTCGAAGCTTATACTTTGTTGAAGCAACTCGTGCCAGTTATTCATCACTATTTCGATAATATAATGGTCATGGCTGAAAATGAGACTATTAAAGCTAATCGTCTTGCCCAAATGAGACAAACTTCTGAGGTGATCACCTTTTTTGCTGATTTTCAGACTATTGTCTTCCATGCTGAGAACTAA
- the era gene encoding GTPase Era, with product MIENEKKSGFVALIGRPNVGKSTLLNHVLGQKIAIMSNKPQTTRNRIQGVYTGDKGQIVFIDTPGIHKPKHRLGDFMTKIAQNTFNEVDVILFLVDAKEGKGRGDEFIIERLKNVNTPVFLIINKIDDVHPDELLPLIKEYSQLYPFKEIIPVSALEGNNVTTLLEQVYAYLHPGPQFYPEDQVTDHPERFLMAEMIREKILHLTEEEIPHSIAVEIEQIKRRENTATVYVGAVVVVERSSQKGIIIGKQGKMLKEIGKRAREDIQRLLGSKIFLELWVKVEKDWRNKPKHLKNFGYNNEEY from the coding sequence ATGATTGAGAATGAAAAGAAGTCAGGATTCGTTGCACTAATTGGCCGACCTAATGTAGGTAAATCGACATTATTGAACCATGTTTTAGGGCAAAAAATTGCAATTATGAGTAATAAACCTCAAACGACAAGAAATCGTATTCAAGGCGTCTATACTGGGGATAAAGGACAAATCGTTTTTATTGATACGCCGGGGATTCATAAGCCTAAACATCGCCTCGGTGATTTCATGACTAAAATTGCGCAAAATACGTTTAATGAAGTTGATGTCATCTTATTTCTGGTAGATGCTAAAGAAGGAAAAGGACGAGGCGATGAATTTATTATTGAACGTTTAAAAAATGTTAATACCCCCGTCTTCCTGATAATTAATAAAATCGATGACGTCCATCCAGACGAGCTCTTGCCACTTATTAAGGAGTATTCACAGCTTTATCCTTTTAAAGAAATCATTCCAGTTTCTGCGCTAGAAGGCAATAACGTTACCACACTTCTCGAACAAGTTTATGCATATTTACACCCAGGTCCTCAATTTTACCCGGAGGATCAGGTCACTGACCATCCAGAACGTTTTTTAATGGCAGAAATGATTCGTGAGAAGATCCTTCACCTTACGGAAGAAGAAATACCTCATTCAATTGCTGTTGAGATTGAACAAATTAAGCGAAGAGAAAATACAGCTACTGTTTATGTCGGGGCAGTTGTTGTGGTGGAAAGAAGCTCGCAGAAAGGGATCATTATCGGTAAGCAAGGGAAAATGCTTAAAGAAATAGGGAAACGAGCTAGAGAAGATATTCAACGTCTTCTTGGATCCAAAATTTTTCTTGAGCTTTGGGTAAAGGTTGAAAAGGATTGGCGAAATAAACCGAAGCATTTAAAAAATTTCGGGTATAACAACGAGGAGTATTAG
- a CDS encoding HD family phosphohydrolase translates to MSKRSSIDQQAWWKNLKNHRYLRIFIFVFLGIFTYGMLVTNVIPETLEVEQGTVSDQDIRSPLTIENKLETERLQQEASDAVEPVYSKKTRYAQNQLERIQDIFHSVEQVQSQIEERISEIEDATNNSNEDDTTLEELSDSEQLDLLEELLPTETIEQVSDEAFLILLETTGEDLETAQETTTSAVYDVMEEEIPMDEVDEAKDRVESKVAIAAVSPDLLEAMIEVSRFGITANYMMDEDATQEARQSAIEAVEPVMIREGQLLVEEGQVITGEIYQQLSLVGLTEEVPLYYPYIGLAIIISLLIAMLAYYLNDAKTSLQTNNTHLLMYSTIYMLSLILLKLVSLTHVIDLNGITFLAPVAMGTMLLTTLLQSRVAIFTSMIFAIIASIMFNGESSGIVNYTHGIYIFFSGLAGVFFLSKSQRMMRMLQTGIFVSFINILVVIAILLLKNAQYGWFDIGTNVGFAFLSGFISVVLAIGLLPFVEAGFGVLSPTRLIELSNPNHPLLRKILLEAPGTYHHSVVVANLAEAACESVGANGLLARVGSYYHDIGKTRRPHFFIENQMKIKNPHDNISPHLSKTIIIAHPYDGAEMLKSHKLPKEIVDIAEQHHGTSLLKYFYHKAKQNDVKEEIEEEEFRYPGPKAQSKEAALVGFADCVEAAVRSMQHPTTEKIESLVRKILLERLTDGQFDDCDLTLKELNKAATSICETLQGTFHSRIEYPEDDLSKKEDNV, encoded by the coding sequence ATGTCAAAACGATCGTCTATAGATCAACAAGCATGGTGGAAAAATCTAAAAAACCATCGGTATTTACGTATCTTTATCTTTGTTTTTTTAGGAATCTTTACGTATGGTATGCTCGTCACAAATGTCATACCTGAGACGTTAGAAGTTGAACAAGGAACCGTGTCTGACCAAGATATACGCTCGCCATTAACGATTGAAAATAAGCTGGAGACTGAACGTTTACAACAAGAAGCATCTGATGCTGTTGAACCAGTGTATTCTAAAAAAACAAGATACGCCCAAAATCAACTTGAAAGAATTCAGGACATTTTCCATTCGGTGGAGCAGGTGCAAAGTCAGATTGAGGAAAGAATTTCCGAAATAGAAGATGCCACTAACAATTCTAATGAAGATGACACGACGCTTGAAGAACTTTCTGATTCAGAACAGCTTGATTTGCTTGAAGAGCTTCTTCCAACTGAAACAATAGAGCAAGTATCTGATGAAGCCTTTCTCATATTATTGGAAACCACAGGGGAAGATTTAGAGACAGCTCAAGAAACGACTACTAGTGCAGTGTATGACGTCATGGAAGAAGAAATTCCAATGGATGAAGTAGATGAAGCAAAAGATAGGGTTGAAAGCAAGGTTGCAATTGCAGCTGTTAGTCCAGATTTACTTGAAGCTATGATTGAAGTTTCCCGTTTTGGTATTACGGCAAACTACATGATGGATGAAGATGCTACACAAGAAGCACGACAGTCAGCTATTGAAGCGGTAGAACCTGTCATGATACGAGAAGGTCAGCTGTTAGTAGAAGAAGGTCAAGTTATTACGGGAGAAATTTATCAGCAACTGTCGCTTGTAGGATTAACTGAAGAGGTGCCTTTATACTACCCGTATATTGGTCTTGCTATTATTATTAGTCTATTAATAGCGATGCTTGCCTATTACTTAAATGATGCAAAAACCTCTTTACAAACAAATAATACGCACTTGTTAATGTATAGTACGATTTATATGCTGTCACTTATATTGTTAAAGCTTGTTAGTTTGACGCACGTCATTGACCTAAATGGTATAACTTTCCTAGCGCCAGTAGCTATGGGAACAATGCTTCTAACAACGTTGCTACAATCTCGAGTTGCTATTTTTACAAGCATGATATTCGCTATTATTGCTAGCATAATGTTTAATGGCGAGAGTTCTGGTATCGTGAATTACACTCACGGCATTTACATCTTTTTTAGTGGCCTGGCAGGAGTCTTTTTCTTGAGTAAGTCACAGCGTATGATGCGTATGTTACAAACGGGAATCTTCGTCTCGTTTATTAATATTTTAGTGGTAATTGCTATTCTCTTATTGAAAAATGCTCAATATGGGTGGTTTGATATTGGTACTAACGTCGGCTTTGCATTTTTGTCCGGTTTTATCTCTGTCGTGTTGGCAATTGGATTATTACCTTTTGTTGAAGCAGGATTCGGAGTTTTGTCTCCAACTAGACTAATTGAATTGTCCAATCCTAATCACCCTCTTTTAAGAAAAATTTTATTAGAGGCGCCGGGCACCTATCACCATAGTGTGGTAGTCGCTAACTTAGCTGAGGCAGCGTGTGAATCGGTGGGAGCTAACGGGCTATTAGCAAGAGTTGGTTCATATTACCATGATATTGGGAAGACAAGGCGGCCTCATTTTTTTATAGAAAATCAAATGAAGATAAAAAATCCGCATGATAATATTTCACCGCATTTAAGTAAAACAATTATAATTGCTCACCCTTATGATGGAGCAGAGATGCTTAAATCTCATAAGCTTCCGAAAGAAATTGTGGACATTGCAGAACAACATCATGGTACATCGTTATTAAAATACTTTTACCATAAAGCAAAACAAAATGATGTAAAGGAAGAAATAGAAGAAGAAGAGTTCAGATATCCAGGACCAAAAGCGCAGTCAAAGGAAGCGGCACTCGTTGGATTTGCTGATTGTGTAGAAGCGGCTGTTAGATCAATGCAGCATCCCACAACTGAAAAAATTGAAAGTCTTGTTCGTAAAATATTATTAGAGCGGTTAACAGATGGTCAATTTGATGACTGCGATCTTACGTTAAAAGAGTTAAATAAAGCAGCGACTTCAATATGCGAAACGTTACAGGGGACGTTTCATTCAAGGATTGAGTATCCAGAAGATGATTTGAGTAAAAAGGAGGACAATGTGTGA
- the yqfD gene encoding sporulation protein YqfD: protein MRNDWLHKSTGYMKIQVTHASPETFIKECQRQGVLTWEVTFQDEERFTAYVLLTDLYKLKKMAKLLSCKIKFEEKKGLPFLLKKLSNRKGLVAGILGFIAVLVLLSNMVWGIEIEGTDPAMEHEVRHALEQMGVKKGAFQYFLPAPEKIQDNIMNELDGVTWIGVTKHGSSYHFQVVEKEIVEESPASGTGHLVASRKAVIHDLFIEKGNPLIKPNEVVKKGDILVSGELGKEGKTTFIAAEGEVIGEFWYKVRVKVPLSQTIETVTGRTAKKHGLKIGDFTVPIWGFSGLNTEEKYTEQVSKDWELFGYKTPFSHVVTHEYELQSVDRERAHKKAVAIAKEEATKKLMQMLSDDALITGEKVLHETVDGGKVKVSLHYKIQDNIAVKQPIIQGD, encoded by the coding sequence GTGAGAAACGATTGGTTGCACAAATCAACCGGATACATGAAAATACAGGTGACACATGCGTCTCCAGAGACATTTATTAAAGAGTGCCAAAGGCAAGGTGTATTAACATGGGAAGTGACGTTCCAAGATGAAGAAAGGTTTACAGCTTATGTGCTGTTGACCGATCTTTATAAACTGAAAAAAATGGCCAAGCTTTTATCGTGTAAAATTAAATTCGAAGAAAAAAAAGGGTTACCATTTTTATTGAAAAAATTAAGCAATAGAAAAGGATTAGTAGCCGGTATTTTAGGTTTTATTGCTGTACTGGTTCTTTTATCAAACATGGTTTGGGGAATTGAAATTGAAGGAACAGATCCAGCAATGGAACACGAAGTACGCCATGCGTTAGAGCAGATGGGAGTAAAAAAGGGAGCTTTTCAATATTTTTTACCTGCACCAGAAAAGATCCAGGATAACATCATGAATGAGTTAGACGGAGTCACGTGGATCGGTGTTACGAAACACGGGTCCTCTTATCATTTTCAAGTAGTGGAAAAAGAAATAGTTGAAGAAAGCCCAGCAAGTGGTACAGGTCATCTCGTTGCATCACGAAAAGCTGTTATTCATGATCTTTTTATTGAAAAAGGAAATCCCCTTATTAAACCGAACGAAGTGGTGAAAAAAGGTGACATTCTTGTATCTGGTGAATTAGGCAAAGAAGGTAAAACCACGTTTATAGCTGCAGAAGGAGAGGTCATCGGAGAATTTTGGTACAAGGTCCGTGTAAAGGTACCGTTAAGTCAGACCATTGAAACAGTTACGGGACGAACAGCAAAAAAACATGGCCTTAAAATAGGGGATTTTACTGTTCCAATCTGGGGATTCTCAGGACTTAATACGGAAGAAAAATACACAGAACAGGTATCAAAGGATTGGGAACTATTTGGTTATAAAACGCCCTTTTCACATGTTGTTACACATGAGTATGAATTGCAATCAGTTGACAGAGAACGAGCACATAAAAAAGCTGTAGCTATTGCGAAAGAAGAAGCGACTAAAAAACTTATGCAAATGTTATCAGATGATGCCTTAATCACTGGAGAAAAAGTTTTGCACGAGACAGTAGACGGTGGTAAAGTAAAAGTATCGCTGCACTATAAGATTCAAGATAATATTGCAGTGAAACAGCCCATAATTCAAGGAGACTGA